A DNA window from Staphylococcus warneri contains the following coding sequences:
- the yidC gene encoding membrane protein insertase YidC encodes MAKRISLLLITVLCLSGCDYSKSDNRTGLFYNTFVQPMDRLLHLFGRLFNYNYGLAIIAIVLIVRFILLPFMLIQVKNMHIMREKTKVVQPQIDKIREKIKEADSQEERNAANQLLMKKYKQYGINPFKNIIGCFPVIIQIPILMGLYMSLKYPSSDGITKYPHFLWFNLTEPNIMMTLIAALMYLIQPLVNSIHYPKNERKTYYVMMILSPIFITYASLHSASALGLYWSLSAAFLIIQMHFAHRHYAKVGRSEAQQLRQSLEQHKEQR; translated from the coding sequence ATGGCCAAACGAATTTCTCTATTATTAATCACTGTTTTATGTTTATCAGGATGTGACTATTCAAAATCTGATAATCGTACAGGATTGTTTTATAATACATTTGTACAACCTATGGATCGGTTATTACATTTATTTGGCCGATTATTTAATTATAACTACGGTTTAGCTATTATAGCTATTGTCTTAATCGTGCGTTTTATTTTATTACCATTTATGCTTATTCAAGTAAAAAATATGCATATCATGCGTGAGAAAACGAAGGTCGTTCAACCTCAAATTGATAAAATTAGAGAGAAGATTAAAGAAGCAGATTCTCAAGAGGAACGAAACGCAGCAAATCAACTATTGATGAAAAAATATAAGCAATATGGTATCAATCCATTTAAAAATATTATCGGTTGTTTCCCTGTCATTATACAAATCCCTATCCTTATGGGATTATATATGAGTTTAAAATATCCAAGTAGTGATGGTATTACAAAATATCCACACTTTTTATGGTTTAATTTAACCGAACCGAATATTATGATGACGCTAATAGCAGCACTCATGTATTTGATTCAACCTTTAGTGAATTCAATTCATTATCCTAAAAATGAACGTAAAACGTATTATGTGATGATGATTTTATCACCTATCTTCATTACTTATGCATCTTTACATTCCGCTTCAGCTTTAGGACTATATTGGTCGTTAAGTGCGGCATTTCTAATCATCCAAATGCATTTTGCGCATCGTCATTATGCCAAGGTTGGACGGTCAGAAGCACAACAACTAAGACAATCATTAGAGCAACATAAAGAACAACGTTAA
- a CDS encoding serine hydrolase domain-containing protein: MKKKPFIITVLMMIAILIAVIITKHFWAYNKNETLLTQSSQNYIDTIVKSDMKSGDIPGASILIIKDNKVFLNKGYGYANVEKKIKAKPTTRYEIASNTKAFTGYAILELAKNGKLSLNDHVSKYIPGFYMKYDGKKQDITIKQLLGQKSGIPEDITSEDQTEVYGDSIKNLVQSIKGKELNHKPGDTFEYSNMNYDVLGLIIQNVSKESYNTYIKDHILEPLHMEHTTFKKTNSKNKHEAVGYEQSGGTIKKSAPSFNIGDTPSAFLMSNTKDLEHWIKMQLAPSSKTKDIVKASQITINESQGEDDANGYAAGWFTNSHADYVYHTGTLDNYSSVILLNPKKSYGIVVLANMNSNKVTQLADHLNAQVMNHKHYTTIETKIDQAHNMNVIISIISMIGVIISLYFILRRLFAIKHGKYMVQRSKVSLYAFILVMVVFVLISVAIYLLPYFVLGNNSWSFVMTWLPAHAKWALFSFYSCIILITILLVIIILSQKRTLHSN; the protein is encoded by the coding sequence ATGAAAAAGAAACCATTCATCATCACTGTTTTAATGATGATTGCCATACTCATTGCTGTGATCATTACGAAACATTTTTGGGCATATAATAAAAATGAAACATTACTCACTCAATCGTCTCAAAATTATATTGATACAATTGTAAAATCAGACATGAAATCTGGCGATATACCTGGCGCTTCAATATTAATCATAAAAGATAACAAAGTCTTTTTAAATAAAGGTTACGGTTATGCAAATGTCGAGAAGAAAATTAAAGCAAAGCCTACAACACGATATGAAATTGCATCAAATACCAAAGCATTTACAGGATATGCCATTTTAGAATTAGCTAAAAATGGCAAACTTAGCCTTAATGATCATGTATCTAAATATATTCCAGGCTTTTATATGAAATACGATGGTAAAAAACAAGACATCACGATTAAACAATTGCTTGGTCAGAAAAGTGGTATACCCGAAGATATTACAAGTGAGGATCAAACCGAGGTATATGGTGACTCTATCAAAAATTTAGTTCAAAGTATCAAAGGCAAGGAACTCAATCATAAACCTGGAGACACATTTGAATATTCCAATATGAATTACGATGTATTAGGTCTCATTATTCAGAACGTATCTAAAGAATCTTATAACACGTATATTAAAGATCATATTTTAGAGCCGCTACATATGGAACACACAACATTTAAAAAGACAAACTCTAAAAATAAGCACGAAGCCGTTGGTTATGAACAATCAGGTGGAACGATTAAAAAAAGTGCACCTTCATTCAATATTGGCGATACACCTTCAGCCTTTTTAATGTCTAATACAAAGGATTTAGAACATTGGATTAAAATGCAATTAGCACCATCATCTAAAACAAAAGATATTGTTAAAGCCTCTCAAATAACAATAAATGAATCACAAGGTGAAGATGATGCCAATGGTTATGCTGCTGGATGGTTCACTAATTCACACGCAGATTATGTATACCATACCGGTACACTTGATAACTATTCATCAGTTATATTGCTCAATCCTAAAAAATCATATGGTATCGTCGTATTAGCAAATATGAATTCTAATAAAGTAACACAACTCGCTGACCATTTGAATGCACAAGTCATGAACCACAAACACTATACAACGATTGAGACAAAAATAGATCAAGCTCACAATATGAACGTCATCATCTCTATCATATCCATGATAGGCGTTATTATAAGTCTCTACTTTATCTTACGTCGCTTATTTGCCATCAAACACGGCAAATACATGGTCCAAAGAAGCAAAGTTTCACTATATGCTTTTATTTTAGTCATGGTAGTATTCGTATTAATAAGTGTTGCGATTTATTTATTACCGTACTTTGTCTTAGGCAATAATAGTTGGTCGTTTGTGATGACATGGTTACCTGCACACGCAAAATGGGCTTTATTTAGCTTTTATAGTTGTATCATCTTAATTACTATATTACTTGTAATCATCATTTTAAGTCAGAAACGCACACTTCATTCTAACTAA